In one window of Janthinobacterium sp. 1_2014MBL_MicDiv DNA:
- the pcnB gene encoding polynucleotide adenylyltransferase PcnB, whose translation MIKKFIRKILGVKKEAARDTTAPIVLGPAQHGIDPKLVSSNAIRVTSSLQEAGFEAFVVGGAVRDLLLGVKPKDFDIATNATPEQVKRLFRRAFIIGKRFQIVHVMFGQDLLEVTTFRGAGADSAPKDEHGRVLRDNTFGLQHEDALRRDFTINAMYYNPATQEVLDYHGGVEDIRAKTLRMIGKPEERYREDPVRMLRVVRFAAKLKFTIEPATAAPIPVMAPLINNVPAPRVFDEMLKLLMSGHALACLQQLRKEGLHHGLLPLLDVVLEQPLGAKFVTLALDATDARIAAGKTVSPGFLFASLLWHQVLEKWTAYRAAGESTIPALHLAADDVLDSQTEKLALQRKIGSDMRDIWSMQPRFERRVGKAPYKLLEHLRFRAGYDFLLLRCASGEIDLDIGEWWTAFYEGDEETREALLVSANAAPGAVKKKRPPRRSTRSKTGTGGSTTGSTSGE comes from the coding sequence ATGATTAAAAAATTCATCCGCAAGATCCTCGGCGTTAAAAAAGAGGCAGCGCGCGACACCACGGCACCCATCGTGCTCGGTCCCGCGCAACACGGAATCGACCCGAAACTGGTGTCGTCGAATGCCATCCGCGTCACCAGCAGCCTGCAGGAAGCGGGCTTCGAAGCCTTCGTCGTCGGCGGCGCCGTGCGCGACCTGCTGCTGGGCGTCAAACCGAAAGACTTCGACATCGCCACCAACGCCACGCCGGAACAGGTCAAGCGATTGTTCCGCCGCGCCTTCATCATCGGCAAGCGCTTCCAGATCGTGCACGTGATGTTCGGCCAGGATTTGCTGGAAGTGACGACCTTCCGCGGCGCCGGCGCCGACTCCGCGCCCAAGGATGAACATGGCCGCGTCCTGCGCGACAACACCTTCGGCCTGCAGCACGAAGATGCGCTGCGCCGCGACTTCACCATCAACGCCATGTACTACAACCCGGCCACGCAGGAAGTGCTGGACTACCATGGCGGCGTGGAAGACATCCGCGCCAAGACCCTGCGCATGATCGGCAAGCCGGAAGAGCGCTACCGCGAAGACCCGGTGCGCATGCTGCGCGTGGTGCGCTTCGCCGCCAAGCTGAAATTCACCATCGAGCCGGCCACCGCAGCGCCGATTCCCGTCATGGCCCCGCTGATCAACAACGTGCCCGCGCCGCGCGTGTTCGACGAGATGCTGAAACTGCTGATGAGCGGCCACGCGCTGGCCTGTTTGCAGCAGCTGCGCAAGGAAGGCTTGCATCACGGCCTGCTGCCGCTGCTCGACGTGGTGCTGGAGCAGCCGCTGGGCGCGAAATTCGTCACCCTGGCGCTGGACGCCACCGACGCCCGCATCGCCGCCGGCAAGACCGTCTCGCCAGGCTTCCTGTTTGCCTCGCTGCTGTGGCACCAGGTGCTGGAAAAATGGACGGCCTACCGCGCCGCCGGCGAATCGACCATTCCCGCGCTGCACCTGGCGGCCGACGACGTGCTCGATTCGCAGACGGAAAAACTGGCCCTGCAGCGCAAGATCGGCTCGGACATGCGCGACATCTGGTCGATGCAGCCGCGCTTCGAGCGCCGCGTCGGCAAGGCGCCGTACAAGCTGCTCGAGCACCTGCGCTTCCGCGCCGGCTACGACTTCCTGCTGCTGCGCTGCGCCTCGGGCGAGATCGACCTGGACATCGGCGAATGGTGGACCGCATTCTACGAAGGCGACGAGGAAACGCGCGAAGCGCTGCTCGTCAGCGCGAATGCGGCGCCGGGCGCCGTCAAGAAGAAGCGCCCGCCACGCCGCAGCACGCGCAGCAAGACGGGCACAGGCGGCTCGACCACCGGCAGCACCAGCGGCGAGTAA
- a CDS encoding HAD family hydrolase has translation MNLALFDLDHTLLPIDSDHEWGEFLVRIGAVDAAEFTRRNDEFFAQYQAGTLDPVEYLEFSLGTLAQFPRDRLEALHRQFMAEVVMPAIRPEVVALLKQHQDAGDLLAIVTATNHFITKPIAEALGVEHLLAAMPEYDAEGNVTGKLLGTPTLGAGKLTHTHAWLEKMGKELGQFERSYFYSDSHNDIPLLSVVTHPVATNPNAALSAHASLHGWPSLHLFND, from the coding sequence ATGAATCTGGCCCTGTTTGACCTCGACCACACCCTGCTGCCCATCGACTCGGATCACGAGTGGGGCGAGTTCCTGGTACGCATCGGTGCCGTGGACGCCGCCGAATTCACCCGACGCAACGACGAATTCTTCGCGCAATACCAGGCCGGCACCCTCGACCCGGTGGAATACCTGGAATTTTCCCTGGGCACCCTGGCGCAATTCCCGCGCGATCGCCTCGAGGCGCTGCACCGGCAATTCATGGCCGAAGTGGTCATGCCGGCCATCCGCCCCGAAGTCGTGGCCCTGCTCAAGCAGCACCAGGACGCGGGCGACCTGCTGGCCATCGTCACGGCCACCAACCATTTCATCACCAAACCCATCGCCGAGGCGCTGGGCGTCGAGCACCTGCTGGCCGCCATGCCCGAATATGACGCCGAGGGCAATGTCACGGGCAAGCTGCTGGGCACGCCCACCCTGGGCGCCGGCAAGCTGACCCACACCCATGCCTGGCTGGAAAAGATGGGCAAGGAACTGGGACAGTTCGAGCGCAGCTATTTCTACAGCGATTCGCACAACGACATTCCCTTGCTGTCGGTCGTTACCCACCCTGTCGCCACCAATCCCAATGCTGCCTTGAGCGCACACGCATCCCTCCACGGCTGGCCATCACTCCACTTATTCAATGATTAA
- the hda gene encoding DnaA regulatory inactivator Hda, translating to MKQLVLDLGTDQAHSLDTFEVGQNAEVAQLMRQFAARTSREHFAYLWGELAAGKSHLLKALASTERARYISPFSIESEFVYSPDVDLYLLDDCEKLSPLAQIDAFALFNEIRANKAYMVCSGAVPPAVLPVREDLRTRMGWGLIYQIHGLTDDEKIAALTQAASTRGLTLSPGVLPYLLSHFRRDMRSLSTMLDSLDLYSLETQRPITLPLLRELLQAEAKE from the coding sequence ATGAAACAACTGGTGCTCGATTTAGGCACAGACCAGGCGCACAGCCTCGATACCTTCGAGGTGGGACAGAATGCCGAAGTGGCGCAGCTGATGCGCCAGTTCGCCGCGCGCACGTCGCGCGAACATTTTGCCTACCTGTGGGGCGAACTGGCCGCCGGCAAGAGCCATCTGCTCAAGGCCCTGGCCAGCACCGAGCGCGCGCGCTATATTTCGCCGTTCTCGATCGAGTCCGAATTCGTGTATTCGCCTGACGTGGATTTGTACCTGCTCGACGACTGCGAAAAACTCTCGCCGCTGGCGCAGATCGACGCCTTTGCCCTGTTCAATGAAATCCGCGCCAACAAGGCCTATATGGTGTGCAGCGGCGCCGTGCCGCCGGCCGTGCTGCCCGTGCGCGAAGACTTGCGCACGCGCATGGGCTGGGGCCTGATCTATCAGATCCACGGCTTGACGGACGATGAAAAAATCGCCGCCCTGACCCAGGCGGCCAGCACCCGCGGCTTGACCTTGTCGCCGGGCGTGTTACCCTACCTGCTGTCCCATTTCCGGCGCGACATGCGTTCGCTGTCGACGATGCTGGACTCTCTCGACCTATACTCCCTTGAAACCCAACGTCCGATCACCTTGCCATTGTTGCGCGAGTTGTTGCAGGCGGAAGCGAAAGAATGA
- a CDS encoding AI-2E family transporter, whose product MPFPITAEQKQTAFWIAVWLAFLLLLVSLGPILTPFLAAAILAYVLNPGVDRLQRLHYKRFYLPRPLAVLVVVVLFFLAITALVLIVVPVLQKEIPLLQAQIPQFLSKANEFLAPKLRDLGIRVRLDGTGIKRMLSQQMATSGDEIWSTVLASARIGGTAVLGWLATVVLIPVVLFYLLLDWHPMLARIAGAVPRRWVGRTVGMAQEVDTLLAQYLRGQLLVMLVLATYYSAALAIAGFEVALPVGIITGLLVFIPYLGFGLGLALALIAALLQFADWSGVIAVAVIYGCGQVIEGFFLTPRLVGERIGLNPLAVIFALLAFGQLFGFVGVLLALPASAVLMVAFKHLRRHYLSSSFYNT is encoded by the coding sequence ATGCCATTTCCCATCACCGCAGAACAGAAGCAAACAGCATTTTGGATCGCGGTCTGGCTGGCATTTTTGCTGTTGCTGGTCAGCCTGGGCCCCATCCTGACGCCCTTCCTGGCCGCCGCCATCCTCGCCTACGTGCTCAATCCGGGCGTGGACCGCCTGCAGCGCCTGCATTACAAGCGTTTTTACCTGCCCCGGCCGCTGGCCGTGCTGGTCGTCGTAGTGTTGTTTTTCCTCGCGATCACGGCGCTGGTGCTGATCGTCGTGCCCGTGCTGCAAAAGGAAATCCCGTTGCTGCAGGCGCAGATACCGCAGTTTCTCAGCAAGGCCAACGAGTTCCTCGCGCCGAAGCTGCGCGACCTGGGCATCCGCGTGCGCCTGGACGGCACGGGCATCAAGCGCATGCTGAGCCAGCAGATGGCCACCAGCGGCGATGAAATCTGGAGCACCGTGCTGGCGTCGGCGCGCATCGGCGGCACGGCCGTGCTGGGCTGGCTGGCCACCGTCGTGCTGATCCCCGTGGTCTTGTTCTACCTGTTGCTGGACTGGCATCCGATGCTGGCGCGCATCGCCGGCGCCGTGCCGCGCCGCTGGGTCGGCCGCACGGTGGGCATGGCGCAGGAAGTCGACACCCTGCTGGCGCAATACCTGCGCGGCCAGCTGCTGGTGATGCTGGTGCTGGCCACGTATTACTCGGCCGCGCTGGCCATCGCCGGCTTCGAGGTCGCATTGCCTGTAGGCATCATCACGGGCTTGCTGGTCTTCATCCCCTATCTGGGCTTCGGCCTGGGGCTGGCGCTGGCGCTGATCGCCGCCCTGCTGCAGTTTGCCGACTGGAGCGGCGTGATCGCCGTGGCCGTCATCTACGGCTGCGGCCAGGTCATCGAAGGCTTTTTCCTCACGCCGCGCCTGGTGGGCGAGCGCATCGGCTTGAATCCGCTGGCCGTGATTTTCGCCCTGTTGGCGTTTGGACAATTATTTGGTTTCGTCGGCGTTTTGCTCGCTTTACCCGCTTCTGCCGTGCTGATGGTCGCTTTTAAGCATCTTCGGCGCCACTACCTGTCCAGCAGCTTCTATAATACATAA
- the purM gene encoding phosphoribosylformylglycinamidine cyclo-ligase, with protein MNQTSNVSLSYRDAGVDIDAGDALVEAIKPFAKRTLREGVMGGLGGFGAMFEISKKYKEPVLVSGTDGVGTKLRLAFELNRHDTVGIDLVAMSVNDILVQGAEPLFFLDYFACGKLDVAIATDVIKGIAQGCEQAGCALIGGETAEMPSMYPAGEYDLAGFAVGAVEKSKIIDGTKIAPGDVVLGLASSGVHSNGYSLVRKIIEVAKPDLEGDFHGRKLADVLMQPTRIYVKPLLALMDAMEVKGMVHITGGGLVENIPRVLQPGLVAELDSKAWTMPPLFTWLQQHGGVADAEMHRVFNCGIGMTVIVSQENADAAIAQLQAAGETVSRIGTIRARVGDEHQTIVI; from the coding sequence ATGAACCAGACTTCTAATGTTTCCCTTTCCTACCGTGACGCTGGCGTCGATATCGACGCAGGCGACGCTTTAGTCGAAGCAATCAAGCCGTTTGCCAAGCGCACCCTGCGCGAAGGCGTGATGGGCGGCCTGGGCGGTTTTGGCGCCATGTTTGAAATCAGCAAGAAGTACAAGGAACCGGTCCTGGTCTCGGGCACCGACGGCGTCGGCACCAAATTGCGCCTGGCGTTCGAACTGAACCGCCACGACACGGTCGGCATCGACCTGGTCGCCATGAGCGTCAACGATATCCTGGTGCAAGGCGCCGAGCCGCTGTTCTTCCTCGACTACTTCGCTTGCGGCAAGCTGGACGTGGCCATTGCCACCGACGTCATCAAGGGCATCGCCCAGGGTTGCGAACAAGCGGGCTGCGCACTGATCGGCGGCGAAACGGCGGAAATGCCGAGCATGTACCCGGCCGGCGAATACGATCTGGCAGGTTTTGCCGTCGGCGCCGTGGAAAAATCGAAAATCATCGACGGCACCAAGATCGCCCCGGGCGACGTGGTGCTGGGCCTGGCGTCGTCGGGCGTGCACTCGAACGGTTACTCGCTGGTGCGCAAGATCATCGAAGTGGCGAAACCGGACCTGGAAGGCGATTTCCACGGCCGCAAGCTGGCCGACGTGCTGATGCAGCCGACGCGCATCTACGTCAAGCCGCTGCTGGCCCTGATGGATGCCATGGAAGTCAAAGGCATGGTGCACATCACCGGTGGCGGCCTGGTGGAAAACATCCCGCGCGTGCTGCAGCCTGGCCTGGTCGCCGAACTCGATTCGAAGGCATGGACCATGCCGCCGCTGTTCACGTGGCTGCAACAGCATGGCGGCGTGGCTGACGCCGAGATGCACCGCGTCTTCAACTGCGGCATCGGCATGACCGTCATCGTCTCGCAGGAAAACGCGGACGCCGCCATCGCGCAATTGCAGGCGGCTGGCGAAACCGTCTCGCGCATCGGCACCATCCGTGCCCGCGTGGGTGACGAGCACCAGACGATCGTCATCTAA
- a CDS encoding MFS transporter → MDNNPKKAKELRKVVMASVIGATIEWYDFFLYGVVAGIVFSKLYFPGGDPLVSTMLAYGTFAVGFLSRPIGGVIFGHFGDKIGRKSMLVMTLMIMGISTFLIGVLPTYDHIGYWAPALLLFLRVLQGIGLGGEWGGAVLMAYEYAPPKERGFYASLPQIGLAIGLCLASGVVAILSYSLTDAQFLSWGWRVAFILSAALVFIGMWIRLNVMETPEFQAVKEKNAETQIPFFDLLKRYPGNVLKGMGARYIDGVFFNIFGVFSITYLTNTIKIARTEALMGVMASAVVMCFCIPFFGRLSDRIGRSKVFFWGSLITGVSSIPAFWIMLNHADNPLLLWCSVIIPLGVLYSAVYGPEAALFCDLFDARVRYTGISFVYQFSGIFASGLTPIIATYLLKTGNGEPWHIVGYILFASLVSAVSVAMIGKGGAQPEGGMKPAHAR, encoded by the coding sequence ATGGACAACAATCCGAAAAAGGCCAAAGAGCTACGGAAAGTCGTGATGGCCAGCGTGATCGGCGCCACCATCGAATGGTATGACTTCTTCCTGTACGGCGTCGTCGCCGGCATCGTGTTCAGCAAGCTGTATTTCCCCGGCGGCGATCCGCTCGTCTCGACCATGCTGGCCTACGGCACCTTCGCCGTGGGCTTCCTGTCGCGCCCCATCGGCGGCGTGATCTTCGGCCACTTCGGCGACAAGATCGGCCGCAAGAGCATGCTGGTGATGACCCTGATGATCATGGGCATCTCCACCTTCCTGATCGGCGTGCTGCCGACCTATGACCACATCGGTTACTGGGCGCCCGCCCTGCTGCTGTTCCTGCGCGTGCTGCAGGGCATCGGCCTCGGTGGCGAATGGGGCGGCGCCGTGCTGATGGCGTATGAATATGCGCCGCCGAAGGAGCGCGGCTTCTATGCCAGCCTGCCGCAGATCGGCCTGGCCATCGGCCTGTGCCTCGCTTCCGGCGTGGTGGCGATCCTGTCGTACAGCCTGACGGATGCGCAATTTTTGTCCTGGGGCTGGCGCGTCGCCTTCATCCTGTCGGCCGCCCTCGTCTTCATCGGCATGTGGATACGCCTGAACGTGATGGAAACGCCGGAATTCCAGGCCGTCAAGGAGAAGAACGCGGAAACGCAGATTCCGTTTTTCGACCTGCTGAAACGCTATCCGGGCAACGTCTTGAAGGGCATGGGCGCGCGCTATATCGACGGCGTCTTCTTCAATATCTTCGGCGTGTTTTCCATCACGTATCTCACCAACACCATCAAGATCGCCCGCACGGAGGCACTGATGGGCGTGATGGCGTCGGCCGTCGTGATGTGCTTCTGCATCCCCTTCTTCGGCCGGCTGTCGGACCGCATCGGCCGCAGCAAGGTGTTTTTCTGGGGTTCATTGATCACGGGCGTGTCGTCGATTCCCGCCTTCTGGATCATGCTCAACCACGCCGACAATCCGCTGCTGCTGTGGTGTTCCGTGATCATCCCGCTCGGCGTGCTGTATTCAGCCGTGTATGGCCCGGAAGCGGCGCTGTTCTGCGACCTGTTCGACGCCAGGGTGCGCTACACGGGCATCTCCTTCGTCTACCAGTTCTCCGGCATCTTCGCCAGCGGCCTGACGCCCATCATCGCCACCTACCTGCTGAAAACGGGCAATGGCGAGCCGTGGCACATCGTCGGCTACATCCTGTTCGCCTCCCTCGTCTCGGCCGTCAGCGTGGCCATGATCGGCAAGGGCGGCGCGCAGCCGGAAGGGGGCATGAAGCCGGCGCACGCACGGTAA
- a CDS encoding GMC family oxidoreductase yields MSQTHYDYIVVGAGSAGCVLANRLSHDSGNQVLLLEAGGKDNNPWIHVPVGYFKTMHDPRLDWCYRTEADAGIAGRQLQWPRGKVLGGSSSLNGLLYVRGQKEDYDRWAELGNAGWSYAEVLPYFKKSEDQERGASDYHGVGGPLKVSDLRLRRPIAEHFIAGATESGIPFNADYNGATQEGVGYFQQTASNGLRWSTAKAFLRPARKRANLRVEVRAQITRVLFEGRRAVGIEYRQDGQLRQARASGEVILCAGAIGSPQILQCSGVGPRALLEEVGVPLVHDLPGVGQNLQDHLQIRLVFKTRLKTLNDEVNSLWGKLWVGMQYVFSRSGPLTLAASQVTVFTKSSPEVERPDIQFHMQPLSADKPGEGAHPFSAFTSSVCQLRPHSRGHVSIKSADPLAYPGIYPNYLSDPRDQQTAIAALRVARRIAAAPSLAPHIISEFVPGPQFETDAQLLDAARRFSQSIYHPSGTCKMGHDAMAVVDDRLRVHGMQGLRVVDASIMPEIVSGNTNAPTIMIAEKAADMILADAVRLPQAA; encoded by the coding sequence ATGTCGCAAACACACTACGATTACATCGTCGTCGGCGCCGGTTCGGCCGGCTGCGTGCTGGCCAACCGCCTGTCGCACGACAGCGGCAATCAGGTATTGCTGCTGGAAGCGGGCGGCAAGGACAACAATCCCTGGATACACGTGCCGGTCGGCTATTTCAAGACCATGCACGATCCCAGGCTGGACTGGTGCTACCGCACGGAAGCGGACGCCGGCATCGCCGGGCGCCAGTTGCAATGGCCGCGCGGCAAGGTACTGGGCGGCTCCAGCTCGCTCAACGGCTTGCTGTATGTACGGGGCCAGAAGGAAGACTACGACCGCTGGGCCGAACTGGGCAACGCCGGCTGGAGCTATGCCGAGGTGCTGCCCTACTTTAAGAAATCGGAAGACCAGGAACGCGGCGCCAGCGACTACCACGGCGTCGGCGGCCCCTTGAAAGTGTCGGACCTGCGCCTGCGCCGTCCCATCGCCGAACACTTCATCGCCGGCGCCACGGAAAGCGGCATCCCCTTCAATGCCGATTACAACGGCGCCACGCAGGAAGGCGTCGGCTACTTCCAGCAGACGGCCAGCAATGGACTGCGCTGGAGCACGGCGAAAGCCTTTTTACGGCCGGCCCGCAAGCGCGCCAACCTGCGCGTGGAAGTGCGCGCGCAAATCACGCGCGTGCTGTTCGAAGGCAGGCGCGCCGTCGGCATCGAATACCGGCAGGATGGCCAGCTGCGTCAGGCGCGCGCCAGCGGCGAAGTGATTTTATGCGCGGGCGCCATCGGCTCGCCGCAAATCCTGCAATGCTCGGGCGTGGGGCCGCGCGCCCTGCTCGAGGAAGTCGGCGTGCCGCTCGTGCACGACCTGCCCGGCGTGGGACAGAACCTGCAAGACCACCTGCAAATCCGCCTCGTCTTCAAGACCCGGCTGAAAACCCTGAACGATGAAGTCAACAGCCTGTGGGGCAAGCTGTGGGTGGGCATGCAATATGTGTTTTCCCGCTCGGGGCCATTGACCCTGGCGGCCAGCCAGGTGACGGTGTTTACCAAGTCCTCGCCCGAGGTGGAGCGGCCCGACATCCAGTTCCACATGCAGCCGCTGAGCGCCGACAAGCCGGGCGAAGGCGCGCATCCGTTTTCCGCGTTCACCTCGTCCGTGTGCCAGCTGCGCCCGCACAGCCGCGGCCACGTGTCGATCAAGTCCGCCGATCCCCTCGCCTATCCGGGCATCTACCCGAATTACCTGTCCGACCCGCGCGACCAGCAGACGGCGATTGCCGCCCTGCGCGTGGCGCGCCGCATCGCCGCGGCGCCGTCGCTGGCGCCGCACATCATTTCCGAGTTCGTGCCCGGCCCGCAATTCGAGACGGACGCGCAGCTGCTGGATGCGGCGCGCCGCTTCAGCCAGTCGATCTACCACCCGAGCGGCACCTGCAAGATGGGCCACGACGCCATGGCGGTCGTCGATGACCGCCTGCGCGTGCACGGCATGCAGGGCTTGCGCGTGGTCGACGCCTCGATCATGCCGGAAATCGTCTCGGGCAATACGAATGCGCCCACCATCATGATCGCCGAAAAAGCCGCCGACATGATCCTGGCGGACGCCGTGCGCCTGCCGCAGGCGGCATAG
- a CDS encoding IclR family transcriptional regulator: MHDAFQKRSAETEDAGQAGAAAASHGDEARGLRVLRLIEHLASASQPLTLSQLATRMQVPKASMMRLLDTLEQHGYVLRTPVGRGYVPGAASTNLALATLRNNALIRVSRSILGSLVAATGETCNLAIPEGNAIVYVDRVETQEPLRLHLVLGTRAPMHCTASGKLFLAHMSLLERRELLAMLRLEARTPKSITDPALLEREIVRIARLGIGIDDEEFVHGMVAVAVPICAADGRIVAAVACHAPVARKSVEQLMQHVPQLKEAAVKLRPLLLAESH, encoded by the coding sequence ATGCATGATGCGTTTCAAAAACGGTCGGCCGAGACCGAAGACGCTGGCCAGGCGGGCGCTGCGGCGGCCAGCCATGGCGACGAGGCGCGCGGCTTGCGCGTGCTGCGCCTGATCGAGCACCTGGCCAGCGCCAGCCAGCCACTGACCCTGTCGCAGCTGGCCACGCGCATGCAGGTGCCCAAGGCCAGCATGATGCGCCTGCTCGATACGCTGGAACAGCACGGCTACGTGCTGCGCACGCCCGTGGGACGCGGCTATGTGCCGGGGGCCGCCTCGACCAACCTGGCGCTGGCCACCCTGCGCAACAATGCCCTGATCCGTGTCAGCCGCAGCATCCTGGGCAGCCTGGTGGCGGCCACGGGCGAGACGTGCAATCTCGCCATTCCAGAAGGCAATGCCATCGTGTATGTGGATAGGGTGGAAACGCAGGAACCGCTGCGCCTGCACCTGGTGCTCGGTACGCGCGCGCCCATGCATTGCACGGCCAGCGGCAAGCTGTTCCTGGCGCACATGTCCTTGCTGGAGCGGCGCGAGCTGCTGGCCATGCTGCGGCTGGAAGCGCGCACGCCAAAGAGCATCACGGATCCCGCGCTGCTCGAGCGCGAGATCGTGCGCATCGCCCGCCTGGGCATCGGCATCGACGACGAGGAATTCGTGCACGGCATGGTGGCCGTGGCCGTGCCCATCTGCGCGGCCGACGGGCGCATCGTGGCGGCCGTCGCCTGCCACGCGCCCGTGGCGAGAAAATCCGTGGAACAGCTGATGCAGCACGTGCCGCAGCTCAAGGAGGCGGCCGTCAAGCTGCGGCCGCTATTGCTGGCGGAAAGCCACTAA
- a CDS encoding 6-phosphofructokinase → MPSGKILVAQGGGPTAVINQSLVGVVLESRRFQHVTRVYGALHGVRGIVNEEFVDLTQETSHNLELVAATPSSALGSTRDKPDIAYCQQIFEVLRAHEIEHFFYIGGNDSSDTVRIVSEEAHKAGYPLRCIHIPKTIDNDLVGSDHTPGFPSAARFVAQAFAGANLDNAALPGVYVGVVMGRHAGFLTAASALGKKFPDDGPHLIYLPERVFVLENFLADVKAAYAKYGRCVIAVSEGIHDASGEPIASLLAKQVGNEVERDAHGNVQLSGTGALADLLCDEIKSKLGIKRVRGDTFGYLQRSFIGCVSDVDQREAREVGEKAVQFAMWGERDGSVAIKRTGFYSVDYALLPLSDVAGKTRTMEDEFISASGTDVTDAFRLYLRPLLGSGMPDAFRLRAAKVAKVLKP, encoded by the coding sequence ATGCCGTCTGGAAAAATTCTTGTCGCCCAAGGGGGCGGTCCCACCGCCGTCATCAACCAGTCGCTGGTAGGCGTGGTGCTCGAATCGCGGCGCTTCCAGCACGTCACGCGCGTATATGGGGCGCTGCATGGGGTGCGCGGCATCGTCAATGAAGAGTTTGTTGATCTGACGCAGGAAACCAGCCATAACCTGGAACTGGTGGCCGCCACGCCCTCGTCCGCCCTCGGCTCCACGCGCGACAAGCCCGACATCGCCTACTGCCAGCAAATCTTCGAAGTGCTGCGCGCGCACGAGATCGAACACTTCTTTTACATCGGCGGCAACGACTCATCCGACACGGTGCGCATCGTCAGCGAGGAAGCGCACAAGGCCGGCTACCCGCTGCGCTGCATCCACATTCCCAAGACCATCGACAACGACCTGGTGGGCAGCGACCACACGCCCGGCTTTCCTTCGGCCGCGCGCTTCGTCGCGCAGGCGTTCGCCGGCGCCAACCTCGACAACGCCGCCCTGCCTGGCGTCTACGTGGGCGTGGTGATGGGCCGCCACGCGGGCTTCCTGACAGCCGCCTCGGCGCTGGGCAAGAAGTTCCCCGACGACGGCCCGCACCTGATCTACCTGCCCGAGCGCGTCTTCGTGCTGGAAAACTTCCTCGCCGACGTGAAGGCCGCGTATGCCAAGTACGGGCGCTGCGTGATCGCCGTCTCCGAAGGCATCCACGATGCCTCGGGCGAGCCGATCGCCAGCCTGCTGGCCAAACAGGTGGGCAACGAGGTCGAGCGCGATGCGCACGGCAATGTGCAATTGTCGGGCACGGGCGCGCTGGCCGACCTGCTGTGCGACGAGATCAAGTCCAAGCTCGGCATCAAGCGCGTGCGCGGCGACACCTTCGGCTATTTGCAGCGCTCCTTCATCGGCTGCGTTTCCGACGTCGACCAGCGCGAGGCGCGCGAAGTGGGCGAAAAGGCCGTGCAGTTCGCCATGTGGGGCGAGCGCGACGGTTCCGTCGCCATCAAGCGCACGGGCTTCTATTCCGTCGACTATGCATTGCTGCCCCTGTCGGACGTGGCGGGCAAGACGCGCACCATGGAAGACGAGTTCATCAGCGCCAGCGGCACGGACGTGACCGATGCTTTCAGGCTCTACCTGCGTCCGCTGCTCGGCTCCGGCATGCCGGACGCCTTCCGCCTGCGCGCCGCCAAAGTAGCGAAAGTCTTGAAGCCTTAG